A stretch of the Rosa rugosa chromosome 5, drRosRugo1.1, whole genome shotgun sequence genome encodes the following:
- the LOC133712977 gene encoding UPF0481 protein At3g47200-like — MAINGISSSSGHISIVIEDDIDTTDVEALQDRMMNNLCGDLPFSNICCIFRVPQVLRRHNPKAYTPDVVSIGPFHRGREQFQRMEIVKQWYLHNLLSRMNISLKLLIEGIVRVENRAREFYSEPLDHLNQNSFVEMMILDGCFLLELFRKFRDKKHRHISDPIFSMDCMFQYICHDLLLLENQIPWFVLNCLYTLTFDPKDDPSLRKLLLTVFSSHHQLAHNCRSYLRHLNNNVHDEDDDDDKILHILDLIRTSIVFPFKDQFDLSFYDSETELMHPALALSEAGVKFRRASSTDTKSIMNIEFKDGTLAIPQLAIGELTDSLFRNLIAFEQCYPGHSHKITSYAVLMDNLIGSSKDMEFLCEKKIIDNWLSAEDASKFFVKLYYDTVLNKFYYGGLCSKLNKHYDHKWKTWQEKFKRTYCSDPWKFISLTAAFILLLLTLLQTIYTVAQTCNSENHHHYLCL, encoded by the coding sequence ATGGCAATCAATGGTATAAGTAGTAGCTCAGGCCATATTTCAATTGTTATAGAAGATGACATAGATACAACAGATGTCGAAGCATTGCAAGACAGGATGATGAATAACCTTTGCGGCGATTTACCCTTCTCTAACATATGTTGCATCTTCAGAGTTCCCCAAGTTCTCCGGAGACATAACCCAAAGGCATATACACCTGATGTCGTCTCAATTGGACCCTTTCATCGTGGCCGTGAACAATTTCAACGCATGGAAATTGTGAAGCAATGGTATTTACATAACCTTCTCTCACGCATGAATATAAGTTTGAAACTCTTGATTGAAGGGATTGTTAGGGTTGAGAATCGCGCCCGTGAGTTTTATTCTGAACCACTTGATCATCTTAACCAGAACAGCTTCGTAGAAATGATGATACTAGATGGTTGCTTCCTGCTAGAACTATTTAGGAAGTTTAGGGACAAGAAGCATAGGCACATTAGTGACCCCATATTCAGCATGGATTGCATGTTTCAATATATATGTCATGACCTTTTGCTACTAGAAAATCAGATTCCTTGGTTTGTCCTAAACTGTTTATATACCCTTACCTTCGACCCCAAGGATGATCCCTCCCTCAGAAAACTATTGCTCACTGTCTTCAGCTCACATCACCAACTGGCACATAATTGTCGTTCATATCTGCGCCATCTAAATAATAATGTTCATGATGAAGATGACGATGATGATAAAATCTTGCACATACTTGATTTGATAAGAACTTCGATAGTCTTTCCATTTAAAGATCAGTTTGATCTATCATTCTATGACTCGGAGACAGAATTGATGCATCCTGCGCTTGCTCTGTCGGAGGCCGGAGTTAAATTCCGAAGGGCATCCTCCACTGATACTAAAAGCATAATGAACATTGAATTCAAGGATGGGACTTTGGCAATTCCACAACTAGCAATTGGAGAGTTGACGGATTCATTGTTCAGAAACCTCATTGCCTTTGAGCAATGCTATCCTGGTCATTCGCACAAGATAACATCTTATGCCGTTTTAATGGACAACCTCATCGGTTCTAGTAAGGACATGGAGTTTCTCtgtgagaaaaaaataatagataaCTGGCTCAGCGCTGAGGATGCTTCAAAGTTCTTTGTCAAGCTTTACTATGACACTGTGCTCAATAAGTTCTACTATGGTGGACTCTGCTCTAAACTCAATAAACACTATGATCACAAATGGAAAACGTGGCAAGAAAAGTTCAAGCGCACCTACTGTTCTGATCCATGGAAATTTATATCTTTGACCGCAGCCTTTATCCTTCTGCTTCTCACTCTGTTGCAGACCATATATACTGTCGCGCAAACTTGCAATAGTGAAAATCATCATCATTATTTGtgtttgtaa